Proteins encoded in a region of the Methylosinus trichosporium OB3b genome:
- a CDS encoding HNH endonuclease, whose protein sequence is MPYAAPRHCSRHHRLFTGTRCPDCERESKVRAEERRPSATERGYNHDWRKARAQFLEVHPTCCKCGAPATVVDHVVAHKGDRALFWERTNWQPLCRPCHQTKTNRSDGGGFGGRTRR, encoded by the coding sequence ATGCCCTACGCCGCGCCTCGCCATTGCTCTCGTCACCATCGGCTGTTCACCGGAACGCGTTGCCCCGACTGCGAACGCGAGTCGAAAGTGCGCGCCGAAGAGAGACGGCCGAGCGCGACCGAGCGCGGCTATAACCACGACTGGCGCAAAGCGAGAGCGCAGTTCCTCGAGGTGCATCCGACGTGCTGCAAATGCGGCGCGCCGGCGACCGTGGTCGACCATGTGGTAGCGCACAAGGGCGACCGGGCGCTGTTCTGGGAGCGGACCAACTGGCAACCGCTGTGCCGCCCCTGTCACCAGACGAAGACGAACCGGAGCGACGGCGGCGGCTTCGGCGGCCGGACCCGACGATGA
- a CDS encoding phage terminase small subunit P27 family codes for MVPGLRERKTITRQDLQVLEAYCLACGLVRSSQKIIAAEGDMIETTRGEKKRHPAHQTLFQALTESRRLAAELGLTPASRNKAPIAEDDDDLSDLDL; via the coding sequence GTGGTTCCGGGCCTGCGAGAGCGCAAGACGATCACGCGCCAAGACCTACAGGTCCTCGAGGCTTATTGCCTCGCCTGCGGGTTGGTCCGCTCATCTCAAAAGATCATCGCGGCCGAGGGCGATATGATCGAGACGACGCGAGGCGAGAAGAAGCGGCACCCGGCGCACCAGACGCTCTTTCAGGCTTTGACGGAATCCCGCCGGCTCGCGGCCGAGCTCGGCCTGACACCGGCGAGCCGGAACAAGGCGCCGATCGCCGAGGATGACGACGACCTTTCGGACCTCGACCTGTGA
- a CDS encoding terminase large subunit produces MTDSYPSWIFDGSPIADPLGYGERAVGFLRRLRHPKSRLSKRAFDLTPWQERIVRRVYGPCHPDGRRIVRNVVMLLPRGNRKTSLGAGLGLLHAIGPERIPGGLALFAASDGEQARIAFEEAAAICREDERIEKALRFIDYRHRIEHPKSGASLRAISCDAARQHGSTPTFALVDELHAWPKRDLWDVLRTGLVKTPGSLLVVITTAGRGQQNVAYEIVDYARKVARGEIEDPGTLPILFETAADADWRDEGIWRRANPGLAQGFPDIEGLRQLAREAEARPADREAFKQLHLNVWLDHSVDPFVDMQIYDEGAEPLDLEALADEPCYLGVDLSSNSDLTVVVALWRVGDGYAVLPHFFCPGDNLRGRQDRDGVPYVRWADEGHIEPTIGNVVDFRAVEDCVRDLCSRFNVREIGLDPHLARSTLNNLAEDGFPAVEVRQGWVTMAPAIKELERAIVGRQFQHGGHPVLRWCFDNVVVETDRAGNRLFTKGKAKERIDGAVACAIAISCASNDGAMPSVYETERPEGFLWV; encoded by the coding sequence GTGACAGACTCCTACCCGTCGTGGATATTCGACGGCTCGCCGATCGCCGACCCTCTCGGTTACGGCGAGCGCGCGGTCGGCTTTCTGCGCCGGCTGCGCCATCCGAAAAGCCGACTATCGAAGCGAGCCTTCGATCTCACGCCCTGGCAAGAGCGGATCGTCCGGCGCGTCTATGGTCCGTGCCATCCTGACGGCCGTCGCATCGTGCGCAATGTCGTCATGCTGCTTCCCCGCGGCAACCGAAAGACCTCGCTCGGCGCGGGCCTCGGCCTGCTACATGCGATCGGGCCGGAGCGCATACCGGGCGGGCTGGCGCTGTTCGCTGCGTCCGATGGGGAGCAAGCTCGTATTGCCTTCGAAGAAGCGGCGGCTATTTGCCGCGAGGATGAACGCATAGAGAAGGCGCTCCGGTTCATCGATTATCGCCATCGCATAGAGCATCCGAAGTCCGGCGCGAGCTTGCGGGCGATCTCTTGCGACGCGGCGCGCCAGCACGGCAGCACGCCGACCTTCGCCCTGGTGGACGAGCTGCACGCATGGCCGAAGCGCGATCTTTGGGACGTGCTGCGCACGGGCTTGGTGAAGACGCCGGGCTCGCTCTTGGTTGTCATCACCACGGCGGGCCGAGGCCAGCAAAACGTGGCGTACGAGATCGTGGACTATGCCCGAAAGGTCGCCCGCGGGGAGATAGAGGACCCTGGCACTCTGCCGATTCTATTCGAGACGGCGGCGGATGCGGACTGGCGCGACGAAGGGATATGGCGGCGGGCGAATCCGGGCCTCGCCCAAGGCTTCCCGGACATCGAGGGCCTACGCCAGCTTGCGCGGGAGGCCGAGGCGCGCCCGGCTGATCGTGAAGCCTTCAAACAGTTGCACCTCAATGTTTGGCTCGACCATTCCGTCGACCCGTTCGTCGACATGCAGATTTATGACGAGGGCGCGGAACCGCTCGACCTCGAGGCGCTGGCAGACGAGCCCTGTTACCTCGGCGTCGACCTATCCAGCAATTCCGACCTTACCGTCGTCGTGGCGCTCTGGCGCGTAGGTGACGGCTATGCGGTCCTTCCGCATTTTTTCTGTCCCGGCGACAATCTTCGCGGCCGGCAAGATCGAGATGGCGTCCCTTATGTCCGATGGGCGGATGAAGGTCACATAGAGCCGACCATCGGAAACGTCGTCGATTTCCGGGCCGTCGAGGACTGCGTTCGCGATCTATGCAGTCGGTTCAACGTGCGGGAGATCGGGCTCGACCCTCACCTCGCCCGCTCGACCTTGAACAATCTGGCCGAAGACGGCTTCCCGGCTGTGGAGGTTCGGCAAGGCTGGGTCACCATGGCGCCGGCGATCAAGGAATTGGAACGCGCGATCGTCGGGCGGCAATTCCAGCACGGCGGCCATCCTGTGCTTCGCTGGTGCTTCGATAACGTCGTCGTCGAGACCGATCGCGCCGGCAACCGGCTTTTCACCAAGGGGAAGGCGAAGGAGAGAATCGACGGCGCGGTCGCCTGCGCTATCGCGATCTCTTGCGCGTCAAATGATGGCGCCATGCCTAGTGTCTATGAGACCGAACGGCCGGAGGGGTTCTTGTGGGTTTGA